In Rubrivirga marina, the following are encoded in one genomic region:
- a CDS encoding arsenate reductase ArsC codes for MTAADPVRTSVLFVCTHNSARSQLAEGLLRDRHGDRYEAFSAGTVARGVHPLAAEALREAGIDPSGQTSKTIDDLGGRAFDVVVTVCDNAREACPYVPARDRNVHRAFRDPSAVEGSDDERRAAFRSVRDEIAAWLDAEFGP; via the coding sequence ATGACTGCTGCTGACCCCGTCCGGACGTCCGTCCTTTTCGTCTGCACCCACAACTCGGCGCGGTCCCAGCTCGCCGAGGGCCTCCTCCGGGACCGCCACGGCGACCGCTACGAGGCGTTCAGCGCCGGGACCGTCGCGCGGGGCGTCCACCCGCTCGCGGCCGAGGCGCTACGCGAGGCCGGCATCGACCCGAGCGGCCAGACCTCCAAGACGATCGACGACCTGGGCGGCCGAGCGTTCGACGTCGTCGTGACCGTCTGCGACAACGCCCGCGAGGCCTGTCCGTACGTCCCGGCCCGTGACCGAAATGTCCACCGCGCGTTCCGCGACCCGTCCGCCGTCGAGGGCTCCGACGACGAGCGGCGGGCCGCCTTCCGGTCCGTCCGCGACGAGATCGCGGCGTGGCTCGACGCCGAGTTCGGCCCATGA
- a CDS encoding ArsR/SmtB family transcription factor → MTDTTSDADLATWAKALAHPARLAILRTLGARGECVCGEVVEVVGLAQSTVSQHLKVLREAGLIQGTADGPRSCYCLDADALTAVSAHLGAFFDGLDSCCADDCC, encoded by the coding sequence ATGACCGACACCACGTCCGACGCCGACCTCGCGACCTGGGCCAAGGCCCTCGCGCACCCCGCCCGGCTCGCCATCCTCCGCACGCTCGGCGCGCGGGGCGAGTGCGTGTGCGGCGAGGTTGTCGAGGTCGTCGGGCTCGCCCAGTCGACGGTCTCGCAGCACCTCAAGGTGCTCCGCGAGGCCGGCCTGATCCAGGGCACCGCCGACGGCCCCCGCTCCTGCTACTGCCTCGACGCCGACGCCCTCACGGCCGTCTCCGCCCACCTCGGCGCCTTCTTCGACGGCCTCGACTCCTGCTGCGCCGATGACTGCTGCTGA